GCCACCGATGTAGCCGATCAGGACCAGGTCGCCGATATTGGGCACGTGGGCGAAGCCCGCGTGGGGCGTGACCACGGGCACCTTCCGCAGCTCGTTGTCGCCGTTCTTCAGCTTCACGTCGCAGGCATAGTTATCGTTGTCGCTGCCGCTCGAATGCGGATAGATCGATGTCACCTGGGCCAGCTCCAGGGTCCGCTGCTTCCTCACTTCATCCTCCGCGATCTTCTTGATCGCCATCACCGGCGAGTCGAGGCGTTCAGCCTGATTATAATACATACACTCCTCCGATCATATTCTCACGGCCTCTTGATCCAGCCGAACGTGGTGGTGAAGCCCTCGTCCATGTTGAAGGCATGGCTCACCCGCGTCACCTCGAACTTGTCGTTCATCCGGGCGTCGGGCATCCCCTTGATCTCGATGGTATCGCTGAGCAGGACCTCGGGCTCGCCGATCGTCTTCACGGTGCCCACCAGGGTCACCATCAGCGCGTCCAGGACCGCCGCCGCCACCGAATCGGCGGTATCCTTATCCCGGATGGCCGGGTTAGCGACGATGAAGACCTCGTCGCCACTTCCCGCCACACCACCCATCACCTTTTTGGAGAGCCACGGGGCCGTATCCGAGCCCTTGGTGCTCGAGGGGCTTTCCTCGAACACCTTCACGCTCGTCGCCTGGGGCGTCAGCACCTTGACCTGGGCCTCGATTATATCCTCGCCATAGGTGAAAGTCACGGGCTTTTTCGCCTGGTAATTTTTGAACATGACCTCGCCGTCAGGCGTGAGGAAGAGGTCGAAGCCGCACAGCACCGCCAGCTCCCGCATGTGGCTGTAGACCGTCCTCGATTCGTCCACCACGTACATGGGGAAGCTGATGCCGTCGTCTACGGTCTTGATGCTCAGGCTCAACCGGCTGGCCAGGTCCTTGACGATGTTCCCGGCGGTCTGCTGCTCATAAACCTGGTGGATTCGCATCCGGGTGAGCGGCGCGGCCAGGCTGAAGCCGCTGACCGTCACGCTCGAGATGCCCGGCTCCACGGCGTCCACCGTGCCGGTGAAGACCTGGACCGGCGCATCGTCGTAGCCCAGCTTGATGGAGACGGCGTCTCCGCTCCCGACCGCGGTCTTATCGCCCGGCTTCAGGACCACCTTAAAGGCATCCAGCGGTATGGCCAGGTCGCTGTCGACGTTGATGCTCAGCGCCTCGGCGTTGTTGGCCGAATCAAAGCTTTGAGTGCCAATCTTCATCTCGTATACGGGCTTCAGCATCGCATCATGCTCCTCTCACATCGGTGGGCCGCAGTCAGAACAGGGACTTGAGGCCGTCCTTCGCCTCAGATTTGCCTTTGTTCGCGGCCATGTCGAACGCGGCCCCCGCGGCTTTCCCGGCCTCGCCGCCCAGCTTGGAGCTCACGTAGCCCACGGCTTCGTTCTTCGCGTCCGCGAGGATCTTGTCCACCATGCCCTCGGCCCAGCCGGCGGCCGCGGATTCCAGCGACTCGGGGCTGAGCGATTTGAGCGGGGGCTCCTTGTACTCCTTCAGCACGATCGAATAATTGTAACGGTTTTTGTTGCCTGCGTTGTCGATGACGTGGAAATCGTCGATGAGCACCTTCGTGATGTCTGCGGTGCCCGACAGGTCCGAGTTGAACGGGACAGGGTCGCCCTTCTGGAACTTGCCCCGGATGGACTCCAGCAGCGTCTTCGCATTATCCCCCGAGATGACGCCGTCGAACGATATTTTCACCGCGGCTCTCCCGAGGTCCTGGAAAACGCTTCCCATCATCCCGGGCAGGTCGTGGGGGACGGAATTCCGCTTGTCCGTGATGTTGAGGTTCTGGATATTCCGGCCGTCGGAAATTCCGCTGGCATCTTCCTTGCTCTCGTTCAGCTTTATGCCATCAAGCTCGATCTTCATTTCTCGCTTCCTCCATATCCTTCCAGTGGTTTTACGCTCTTTCTATGCGCCTCCATAGCGCCTGATCTCGTCGGAGAGTATCCGGCCGATTTTCTTGCCAAGCTCCTTCAGGTCGCCATCCTCGCTGCCGCCCTTCACGGTGACGCTGATGTTAAACGTGTTGTAGAAGCTGGACGTTTTGCTCACGTTGCCGTTCAACTCCCGGTCCACCGTGGCGCCCGGGACCGATACGTTCACGATATTCCCGTCCGCCCGGGGCTGCATCTGGATGCCCGCGCCCGGCCCGGGCGAGGCCGTCGCGAACCGCGTGATGACGGACGCCCCGGCCTTCTGGACGGCCTGCGCCGCCGCCAGGCTCACGCTCAGGTTGACGACAGGGTTGGGGGGCCACGCTTCGCGGGTCAGCGCCCGCTCCTGCATTCCGCCTGTCCCCGCCATCGTGTCGCCCAGCGCCGCCGGCGCGACAATCTGGTTAATGAGCCGGGCCACAGGGCTCTGTTCGATAAAGCCCGCGCCGGTGCGTAGAAGGGACTCGACCGTACGGCCCACATTGAAATCCATCTCTGCCGGGCTTACTACCGTTTGTCCCCCTGGCGGAATAGCAAGTAGCAGGCTCTGCTCGGTAAAGCCCGCGCCGGCGCGTAGAAGGGACTCGACCGTACGGCCCACATTGAAATCCACGGCCCCCGGATCCCCTGCCGATGCCGCGGAAAGCAAACGGGCCACCGGGCCCTGCACGGCCACGCCCACCCGGCCCGGCATCTCCGCAGGACGACCGTCGATCACGGCACTGGCCTGGCCGCCGGCGACGGTGGGCGCTCCCGCGGCCATGGGCCTTGAGATCGGGGGTAACATCGATACCATGGCACTAATGGAATTACTATAAGTGCCCATGAGCGCCGACAGGGCTTTGGTCACATTCTCGGCTGGCGACGGCATCGTACCCGTCACTGGCCCGGGAGGGGCTTCCGCCATGGACCCGGCCACCGGCAAACCGGGGGCTTCCGGTGGAGCTATGCTGTGGGCCAGGGCGTCCGAGAGTCGTTTCGCATTATCCCGCGTTTCCGCCGCGGCAATGGGCATGCCGAGAGCGGGTTTCAGGGCCTCAGCGACCACCGTGTCGGGCAGAAGAGGATGGCCCTTTTCACCCGCCACAGGCGACCCGGCGACCATTATCCGGCCCGCCGCGGGCGCGTGTTCCTGTCCGGCGGATGCAGGTCCCTTGAGAAGGGACGGCTCGGCCTGTGCGGGGGCGCTCATCGTGGCGCTCCGTAGTTCGTGGGCGATGGAGGCGGATCCCGTTGCCTCCTCGACGATATTCTTCGTGATCACGACGTTCCGGACTATATTCTCGAGCTCGTTGATGACCAGCGTGGAACGCTTGATATTCTGTTCCAGGCCCTGTGAAATGGCCGGGGCTCTCATGGGGGCTTTTAGCTCGCCGGAGCCTTCCGGCTGCCGGTAAGTTTTATCCTCGCCGCGGCCCGCCGTGTACCAGCGATCGCCGCCCGGCATGGCCGGGCGTTCCGGCGAAACCGGTGGAACGCCCATCTCCGGTGCCTGTGGTAAATCGCTCCCCGCCGGAAGGCCGGTCGCCAATGGACTGGCCCTGGCCAGCTCACGGGAATATTGCCCGGAAAGCGAATTGTCCGGGAGCGGTATCTCCGGCAGCCCTTCGGGAAGCGCAAAGCTCGCGTACATGGCCGGCACGCTCGCCGTCCGCTCCTGGACGCGCTCCACGGCCTCCTGGACTTGCCGGGCGATAACGGCGATATTGAGGGAAACTGGAGCGGGGGGCGTCGCAGCGGGCTCGTCCCTGAATACCTGGGGCTCCGCGGGCATGCGGAACTCTTCCCGGAAAAAGCCGTCTCCCAGGGCGTCCATGGGCAGCGCTAAAAACGAGTCTAAAAGCGCCTGCATCGCGGCCGCGATGTCCAGAAGGACTTCCGGGGGCAGAATGCCTTCCGCGCACAGGGCGCCGGCAACTTCAACGAGGCCGTTGATCGCGGTCATAATCGCATGCCACTTCCTCCCTCGCGCTATTCGTCTTCGTCGCCCTCGTCCCCGTCGTCGACGATGATGAAACGGTTCACGCCGGGCTTATCGGCCCGGGCCAGGGACGCCTTCTCCAGCCGGTCCACGAGCGCCGCTATTAAAAAATTGATCTGCGGGCGCGTGAGGTCGGAGGGGCGTTCCGCCAGCTTATATCCGTAGTCGAGGCAGAGCGCCGCCAGCTCCTGTCCCTCCGGGGATGCGACGAATCGTTTCAGCTCAAGTCTTTTTTTTTATATTGGGCGAGATGCCGCTGATCTCGAGGATGCGGGTCCCGATGAATTCAGGGACGCCGAATTTCATGTCGGCGACCTCATCCTCGCTGAGCCGGGGATCGACCAGGCCCAGGGATGTGACGAGCCGAAGCGCCTTGAAATTCTTCGTGATGTCGACACTGGCCGGGTCCGGGGTGCCGTCCTCCTTGAGCGGTATGCTGCCAATGACCGCGAATACCGAACTCAGCTCGCCATCGGTCAGCGGCCGTATGACGACGCTGGACTCGTAGACGTCGATGTGGACCGTTTCCTGCCTGTCCTTACCCTTGAGGATGTCCTCTTTCGTGAGTTTTTTCATAGAGCCGCTTCCACGATCACGAGCCTTCTACGACGTCCTTGGCCGTGAAGGTGTACGCGGAGACGCCATTCCCGTTGACGTCGATGCTAAATTCCTTGCTGTCCAGGAAGCACTGCTGGAAATCGAGCACTTTCTTACTGGTGCCGTCCGATAATTCCACGTGCAGGGAGAAGCTGTTGTTCGCCTCCTCCATCTTATCGAGCAGCGCGTCCAGCTGGGTGCTCACCGACTTGATGCGGATGACCCCCATCACCTGCTTGTAGCCATAGGTCACATTGCTCCGGAGGTGGCCTCCGCTCTCGTAGTGGTCCTGCTTATTCAGGTTAATGCGATACTCGATCGACTGGATGCCCACCGTTTCCGAGCCTGCCGCCGTCGTCACCTGGGCGGTGCTCCATCTTGCCGAATATATGGATACTGCCATTCAAATCACCTTACGCCTCAACCTTTATGGTCGCATAGATGTAATCCATCGCACGGACGGGCCGCACCGCGATGTTCACTCGGACTATGCCCTGGGCAAAGTCCAGCTCCGAGCTGTATACGTCGACCAGGAAAGGCGGCTCCTTGCCGTCGGTGCTGGGCACCAGCGCTCCCTCGGACTCCATTCGGGACAACAGCTCCGAGATCTTGCCCTTGAGCGCCGCCCGACCCGAGGGGCTGTTGAGCGTACCGATGAAGAGGTCGGCGACGCTCTTGACGCTCCGGACGGCGTGGTCCGCGATGCGCGTGACACTGATCTGCTCCTTGCTCGTCGAGATGCCCTTGACGACGACTATGCCCCTGCCCCGCTGGGCTTCCAGGGGCATGACGCCGGCCTTGAGCATTTCCATCTCCTCGGACGGCGTGTAGGTCCGCTCCAGCTTCGCGATGCCGCTGATGGGCTTGAAGGTGGGGGACTCGTAGTAGTTGAGCCGGCTCATGAGGCCCGCGACGGCGCCCAGGCATCCATAGGGTGCCACGAGCACGAACCGGTCGCTCGACATGACCAGGGTGCGGTTGCTGATGTCCTTAATGCTTTCGCCCCTCGAGACCGTGCCCAGGCCGATCCGGTTCTTCGCGTCGATGCTCATCTTAAGGCAGTGGGCCTCGATGAGCGCGTGGATCTCCGGGTCGATGACTTCACAGGCGGCGACGATGTCCACGTCAGGCTCGGCTTCCAGCTTGTCCAGTGCGGCCTCGTAGTCCGCCTTTGATACGACCCCGGTGACTCCGCCCGAGAGCACCGTTTCCCCGGCCTCCGGGTTGTTATCCGGAGACTTCGACTTGGAGTGCTGGTCCTCGGCCGTTATGAGGGCCGATTTCTTGTTGATGCTGTCCACCAGGTAATTATTGCCCGACGGATTCATGTTCACGCCATCATAGATCTCTACGTTGGCACCGTCCGAGATGGCCAGGCGTACCAGGTCAGACGACTCCACCGCCTCTACCTTAATAGTTATCTTATTACCTTCCTCGCCCGAGGACTTCGCGGTGAATATCGCCGTGTCCCTGCCCTTGTGATCCTTGAGCGTCAGCGTCGCCTTGGTCCCATTCTGTCCGCTGATGGGGACGACGACCACCTGGAAAACGCCATTCTGGAACGCCTGCTTTGCGTCCCTGGTGACCGTGAATTTTTCGCTCGAGCCGAACTTATCGGCGAACTCCGCATAGCTGCTCACAGGCATAGGCACGAGCGGTTCGCCCTTCTCGGTCGTGCCGATGAGCGCTACCACGCCGGAGGGGTTTAGCTGCTGAGGCACGATCTCTTTGATAACCTGTATTTCAACACCAGGCAATATTCTTGTCATAGCCATTCCTTCTGTTAACTCCAGACCCTTTGTCCGTTTTGACATTTTGGGATGGCGTTTTTAGAATAGCCCTGATAATGCCCCCATCGATGGCAAAATAGGGAATGCTAGGCTTAGGATTGACTAGCAGTACATTTTACTGTAAGCTTTTAAGATATTTATAATTGTGGGATACTAAAAATATATGGCACAGCTATCCAAATAAACAATAAGTTCCCGTCTAAAAGTAAAAAAGTTAAGGCCCATCAAATCTCGATGTCGGACCCGATGTGCTCCTCGAGGGCCCGCTCATATATGATGTGGGCCACGGCCATATCCTGGATACTCAGGCCCGTAGAATCGAAGACCGTGATCTCCCCATCGCTCGCGCGGCCTGGTAGCTTGCCTGCGACGACTTCGCCGATGGTGCCGGCGAGCTTTTCCCGGTTCAACAGCCCCTGGCTCCAGGGGACGTTGATCTCGCCGCTGTGGGATGCCTGCTCGACGGAATCGACAAAGACCCTG
This portion of the Methanocella sp. genome encodes:
- a CDS encoding phage tail sheath subtilisin-like domain-containing protein, which translates into the protein MTRILPGVEIQVIKEIVPQQLNPSGVVALIGTTEKGEPLVPMPVSSYAEFADKFGSSEKFTVTRDAKQAFQNGVFQVVVVPISGQNGTKATLTLKDHKGRDTAIFTAKSSGEEGNKITIKVEAVESSDLVRLAISDGANVEIYDGVNMNPSGNNYLVDSINKKSALITAEDQHSKSKSPDNNPEAGETVLSGGVTGVVSKADYEAALDKLEAEPDVDIVAACEVIDPEIHALIEAHCLKMSIDAKNRIGLGTVSRGESIKDISNRTLVMSSDRFVLVAPYGCLGAVAGLMSRLNYYESPTFKPISGIAKLERTYTPSEEMEMLKAGVMPLEAQRGRGIVVVKGISTSKEQISVTRIADHAVRSVKSVADLFIGTLNSPSGRAALKGKISELLSRMESEGALVPSTDGKEPPFLVDVYSSELDFAQGIVRVNIAVRPVRAMDYIYATIKVEA